A stretch of Salvelinus alpinus chromosome 4, SLU_Salpinus.1, whole genome shotgun sequence DNA encodes these proteins:
- the LOC139572949 gene encoding uridine phosphorylase 1-like produces the protein MASGPGFSDEKNETLCESESTVYVHNPHLDGMKDDFLYHFNLGTSTHNLPAMFGDVKFVCVGGSPWRMKSFIEYIARELSLEDPKAEYPNICAGTDRYAMYKIGPVLSVSHGIGIPSIAIMLHELIKLLYHARCTDVTIFRIGTSGGLGLEPGTVVVTKQSVDATFLPRLEQVILGNTVVRSTDLHQGLAEELLQCSKDLGQFETVIGNTMCTMDFYEGQARLDGAFCSYTEKDKQDYLTKAYESGVRNIEMESSVFAAMCQLSGLKAAVVCVTLLDRQKGDQRNSSHEVLHSYQQRPQILVGHLIKKMLQASASSRS, from the exons TGAAAGCACTGTCTATGTACATAACCCACACCTGGATGGGATGAAAGATGACTTTCTCTACCACTTTAACCTGGGGACCTCCACACACAACCTGCCTGCCATGTTTGGGGACGTCAAA tttgtgtgtgttgggggcaGTCCCTGGAGAATGAAGTCCTTCATAGAGTACATTGCTAGAGAGCTGAGTCTGGAGGACCCCAAGGCTGAGTACCCCAACATCTGTGCAGGAACTGACCGCTATGCCATGTACAAGATTGGCCCTGTGCTGTCCGTCAGC CATGGCATAGGTATCCCCTCCATCGCCATCATGTTACACGAGCTCATCAAGCTCCTCTACCATGCTCGCTGCACTGATGTTACCATCTTTCGCATTGGGACCTCTGGTGGATTA ggcCTCGAGCCTGGCACGGTTGTTGTCACCAAGCAGTCAGTAGACGCCACCTTCCTGCCCAGGCTGGAGCAGGTCATCCTGGGGAATACTGTGGTGCGCAGCACAGACCTGCACCAAGGTCTGGCTGAAGAGCTGCTCCAGTGTAGCAAGGACCTGGGTCAATTTGAGACGGTCATTGGAAACACTATGTGCACAATGGATTTCTATGAAG GACAAGCGCGTCTGGATGGGGCCTTCTGCTCCTACACAGAGAAGGATAAGCAGGACTACCTGACCAAGGCCTATGAGTCTGGGGTTCGTAACATCGAGATGGAGTCTTCCGTGTTTGCTGCCATGTGTCAACTCAGCGGTCTGAAAG CGGCCGTGGTGTGTGTGACGCTATTGGACCGTCAGAAAGGTGACCAGCGGAACAGCTCTCATGAAGTTCTCCACAGCTACCAACAACGTCCTCAGATACTGGTCGGTCACCTGATCAAGAAGATGCTCCAAGCCTCAGCCTCTAGCAGAAGCTAG
- the LOC139572948 gene encoding uridine phosphorylase 1-like isoform X1 — translation MASGPGFSDEKNETLCESESTVYVHNPHLDGMKDDFLYHFNLGTSTHNLPAMFGDVKFVCVGGSPWRMKSFIEYIAGELSLEDPKAEYPNICAGTDRYAMYKIGPVLSVSHGIGIPSIAIMLHELIKLLYHARCTDVTIFRIGTSGGLGLEPGTVVVTKQSVDATFLPRLEQVILGNTVVRSTDLHQGLAEELLQCSKDLGQFETVIGNTMCTMDFYEGQARLDGAFCSYTEKEKQDYLTKAYESGVRNIEMESSVFAAMCQLSGLKGAVVCATLLDRQKGDQLSSSHEVLHSYQQRPQILVGHLIKKMLQASASSRS, via the exons ATGGCATCGGGACCAGGTTTCAGTGATGAAAAGAATGAGACATTGTGCGAGAG TGAAAGCACTGTCTATGTACATAACCCACACCTGGATGGGATGAAAGATGACTTTCTCTACCACTTTAACCTGGGGACCTCCACACACAATCTGCCTGCCATGTTTGGGGACGTCAAA tttgtgtgtgttgggggcaGTCCCTGGAGAATGAAGTCCTTCATAGAGTACATTGCTGGAGAGCTGAGTCTGGAGGACCCCAAGGCTGAGTACCCCAACATCTGTGCAGGAACTGACCGCTATGCCATGTACAAGATTGGCCCCGTGCTGTCCGTCAGC CATGGCATAGGTATCCCCTCCATCGCCATCATGTTACACGAGCTCATCAAGCTCCTCTACCATGCTCGCTGCACTGATGTTACCATCTTTCGCATTGGGACCTCCGGTGGATTAG gcCTCGAGCCTGGCACGGTTGTTGTCACCAAGCAGTCAGTAGACGCCACCTTCCTGCCCAGGCTGGAGCAGGTCATCCTGGGGAATACTGTGGTGCGCAGCACAGACCTGCACCAAGGTCTGGCTGAAGAGCTGCTCCAGTGTAGCAAGGACCTGGGTCAATTTGAGACGGTCATCGGAAACACTATGTGTACAATGGATTTCTATGAAG GACAAGCACGTCTGGATGGGGCTTTCTGCTCCTACACAGAGAAGGAGAAGCAGGACTACCTGACCAAGGCCTATGAGTCTGGGGTTCGTAACATCGAGATGGAGTCTTCTGTGTTTGCTGCCATGTGTCAACTCAGCGGTCTGAAAG GGGCCGTGGTGTGTGCGACGCTATTGGACCGTCAGAAAGGTGACCAGCTGAGCAGCTCTCATGAAGTTCTCCACAGCTACCAACAACGTCCTCAGATACTGGTCGGTCACCTGATCAAGAAGATGCTCCAAGCCTCAGCCTCTAGCAGAAGCTAG
- the LOC139572948 gene encoding uridine phosphorylase 1-like isoform X2, giving the protein MKSFIEYIAGELSLEDPKAEYPNICAGTDRYAMYKIGPVLSVSHGIGIPSIAIMLHELIKLLYHARCTDVTIFRIGTSGGLGLEPGTVVVTKQSVDATFLPRLEQVILGNTVVRSTDLHQGLAEELLQCSKDLGQFETVIGNTMCTMDFYEGQARLDGAFCSYTEKEKQDYLTKAYESGVRNIEMESSVFAAMCQLSGLKGAVVCATLLDRQKGDQLSSSHEVLHSYQQRPQILVGHLIKKMLQASASSRS; this is encoded by the exons ATGAAGTCCTTCATAGAGTACATTGCTGGAGAGCTGAGTCTGGAGGACCCCAAGGCTGAGTACCCCAACATCTGTGCAGGAACTGACCGCTATGCCATGTACAAGATTGGCCCCGTGCTGTCCGTCAGC CATGGCATAGGTATCCCCTCCATCGCCATCATGTTACACGAGCTCATCAAGCTCCTCTACCATGCTCGCTGCACTGATGTTACCATCTTTCGCATTGGGACCTCCGGTGGATTAG gcCTCGAGCCTGGCACGGTTGTTGTCACCAAGCAGTCAGTAGACGCCACCTTCCTGCCCAGGCTGGAGCAGGTCATCCTGGGGAATACTGTGGTGCGCAGCACAGACCTGCACCAAGGTCTGGCTGAAGAGCTGCTCCAGTGTAGCAAGGACCTGGGTCAATTTGAGACGGTCATCGGAAACACTATGTGTACAATGGATTTCTATGAAG GACAAGCACGTCTGGATGGGGCTTTCTGCTCCTACACAGAGAAGGAGAAGCAGGACTACCTGACCAAGGCCTATGAGTCTGGGGTTCGTAACATCGAGATGGAGTCTTCTGTGTTTGCTGCCATGTGTCAACTCAGCGGTCTGAAAG GGGCCGTGGTGTGTGCGACGCTATTGGACCGTCAGAAAGGTGACCAGCTGAGCAGCTCTCATGAAGTTCTCCACAGCTACCAACAACGTCCTCAGATACTGGTCGGTCACCTGATCAAGAAGATGCTCCAAGCCTCAGCCTCTAGCAGAAGCTAG